CGATCTTacctccatcctcatcataaacaccaccaccaccattgcccCCCAGAAAAACACTCAGCAGGACAGAGTCGCCGCCCGCCATGAGCTGGCAACCAAACCAGGAGTCCCTCGGGACACTCGCGACATGTCTCCGGGACTCGCTGAGCGGCTTCAACAAGACCGCCCAGAAGCAGGCCGAAATTGTGAGTTGCGATGGTCGCtgtgggaaaaaaaaaaaaaaaaatattgCTGGCGCGCCCAACTGACTGGAGATTGCCGGCGCAGATGCTCACGCAAGCGAAAGCGAGTCCCGATATCAACAATTACCTGGCATTCATCTTTTCGAGTGCCACTCCAGCGCCGGGCACACCGGTGCAGCAGCCCACCGAATGGCATGTGGTCCGATCTGCTGCCGCCATCATGctcaagaacaacatcaagaGCAACCTCAAGGGAATCCCCGAAAGCAGTCTCCAGTTGATCAAACTGGCCATTCCTCTCGGTATCCAGGACACCAACTCTCAGATCCGCAGCTTTGCTGGCAACCTTGCGACCGAAATCGTCCGTTGTGGAGGACTTTACAGCTGGCCTGAGCTCCTCGAGGTTCTGCTCAAGATGATTGGCAACGAAGGAAACCAGTACTCGAACGAGGCCCAAGAAGGtgccatggccgccatgtCCAAGATCTGCGAAGACAACACCAAGGTTTTGGAACGGGAGCAAAATGGCCAGCGGCCGCTCAACATCCTTCTCCCCAAATTCATCGAGGCTACCAAGAGCCCCCTGCCAAAAGTCCGCGCTCTGGCCCTCAAGGCCATCAACGAGTTCACCCCAAGGAAAAGCCAGGCCATGCTCAACGTTATCGATACCCTTCTCCAGCATTTGTTTTATCTCTCCGAAGACAAGTACCCCGATGTGAGGCGAGAGGTGTGCCGCGCCTTTGTCCGGCTAGTTGAGACCCGGCCCGACAAGCTGCTGCCTCATATCGGAGGTTTGGTCGACTACATCCTTACCCAGCAAAAgagcgacgacgaggagctcgccaCAGAGGCGGCTGAGTTCTGGTTGGCTGTGGGCGAGCACGACAATCTCTGGCAGGCCCTTGATCCCTACCTCGGCAAGATCATCCCCGTGCTTCTGGAATGCATGGTGTACAGTCCCGAGGATATTGCTCTCTTGGGAGGCGCgtccgacgacgaagacgaggaggatcgAGAAGAGGATATCAAGCCAAAGTTTGCCAAGAAGAACTTGAAGCGCggcgctgctggtgctgaggagggtgaaagCCAGGAGGACAACGGCTACGAGaagatggccgaggagggtctggaggagggcgagatcgacgacgaagatgaggacgacgacggcgatgaGAACCCTGATGAGAAGTGGACCCTCCGCAAGTGCTCTGCGGCAGCGCTCGACGTTTTTGCTGGCGATTTCGGCGGCAAAGTCTTCCACTCTATTCTCCCCTATCTGCAAACAAACCTGAAGCACGAGGACTGGCCACGCCGCGAAGCTGCCGTGCTTGCCCTCGGCGCCGTTGCCGATGGCTGCatgggtgttgttgtgccCCATCTGCCGGAGCTTGTCCCCTACCTCATCAGCCTCCTTGAGGACCCGGAGCCGGTGGTCCGTATCATCACATGCTGGACCCTGAGCCGGTATTCATCATGGGCTGCGAGCCTCACAGACGGGGCCCAGAAACAAAGTTACTTTGAGCCCCTCATGGAGGGCATCCTTCGCAGGATGTtggacaagaacaagaaggtgCAAGAAGCGGGTGCCTCAGCCATGGCCACCCTTGAGGAAAAGGCCGGCAAACAGTTGGAACCGTACTGCGGGCCGATCATCCAGCAGTTTGTTCTATGCTTCAGCAAATACAAGGACAAGAACAGATGGGTTCTCTATGACTGCGTCCAGACGCTGGCCGAGCATATTGGACCGGTTCTGGCTCGCCCCGAGCTTGCTGGCCAGCTCATgcccaccatcatcgacagATGGCAAAGAGTACCAGATCAGTCGCGGGAAATGTTCCCCTTGCTAGAGTGCCTATCCTACATCGCCATGGCGCTCGGGGATGCCTTTACTCCTTATGCCGAGCCGATCTTCAACAGATGTGTCAACATCATTCACCAAAACCTCGAGCAGTCCATGCACGCCAAAACAAATGCCAACTTTGATCAGCCTGACAAGGACTTTTTGGTCACCAGTCTTGATCTTTTGAGCGCTATCATCCAGGCCCTGGACAACGCCAAGGCGGCAGAGCTTGTTACAAGAAGCCAACCGGCCTTCTTTGAGCTCTTGAGCTTCTGCATGGAGGATCCTTCCGACGAGGTGCAGCAGTCGGCCTACGCCCTGGTTGGTGACTGCTCAAAGTATGTCCCCGAGCAGCTGAGGCCGTTCATCCACAAGATCTTCACCATTCtggtcaagaagctcgacCTGGACGACATCTTGGACGAGGAGATTGACAGCAGCTTTAGCGTTGTTAACAACGCCTGCTGGAGCGCCGGCGAGGTGGCGATGCAGttcaaggaggagatggcgcCGTTCGTACCAGAGTTGCTGCGGAGGTTCGTCGAGATCATCTCCAATCCTGGTGTGCCTGGCGGCGTGGTCGAGAACGCCGCGATCGCGTTGGGCAGACTGGGTCTCTTCCATGCCGCCATCATCGCGCCTCACCTTCCCAAGTTTGCGCACGAGTTCCTCACCGTCATGGACGAGGTCGACACatcggaggagaaggcgactGCTTTTAGGGGATTCTGCAACGTCGTCGCTCAGAACCCACAGTCGATTGAGAATGTGCTGCTGGCTTTCTTTTCGTCGATTGCGAGGTACCAGGACTTGAAGCTGCGCAACCCCATCAAGCAGGAGTTGCATGAGGCTTTCTTGAGTGTAAGCTTTCTTCCTTGCATTGGTTGTTGTGTTAGATGCTAATAAACACGACAGGTCCTCAAGATCTACCAGCAATTGATTCCGGGGTTCGTCGATTTCCTCAACAAGCTCCCGCCACAAGACCAGCAAGCACTCAAGACGACATATGGTCTCTAGGATCAAGGTTATTGCCGTGGCAGAGTCTAAGCGCTAGCTGCATTGTGGGCTTGGATTCACCAACGGACGGTGAATGTCATCGGGGTTCGCGAAGGGTAGATTCTCACCATCATTGCTACTGCTGTTGCTACTGCTCTGATCGTGTATTCTTTCAtgacgagagagagatgaGTGGGGATTTAATAGAAACACAATGTGTCCCTGGCAGCAGCTCATAGGTACCCCCATTCTTGTTTCCCGAATcatcaacccaacaacacaTGGCACGTTTCACGAATGAAAATCATGTCCCCCATCCTCTTAGCGGAAGAAACATCATTACATAAGTAGATAGTCCGGTTTTtactcttttctttctttctttttatttttttccaGCTTTGCGGACTTTTCAAAAGGAAAGAAGACAGAGAAAGTGTATACCATACCCTTGCGCTCTTTTTTTGATGGTGGTTAATTTGGAGTGATTGATGGTTTTGGTAGTAGGTAGGTTTCTTTGAGATTGTTGATATCTTGATGGATTTGTTGCGTGTCTTTCTTAGGTAAATGGTGTGTGACTTTtgtgatttttttttttttgcttgtgAGCTGGAGtggggagatgatgatgagttggTTACACagtgagggtgttgagttGTGTTCAGCGGAGGCAGAGTCGGGGTTTGTTTATTTCTACCAAGTGGAGAGCAGGTGAGGGAACGAtaaagaagaggaagcatTTGTGAAAGTAGCGAAGAGGGTTGGCAGTGTCATTAACGAGAGGGTGTGGACTTTTGAAGGTGGAataggagaggagggaggacaCTACAAAGGGAGTTGGGCTTGTGTGGAAATAGGCCTCATGAAAGGATgggcagaggaggtggatAAAACATTGAAGGAAATGTAATCAAAAGAGGAGGAACATTGACAAGGCAAAAGCATTTGTCATGGGTGGTGGACCTGATTGGAAGGGTCAAAAAATGGTAGATGGTATTTTTCTTTCCTCGAGTCTTTAGATAGGAAACAACTTTAGCATAGCACGACAACAGTAGATAGGTATATAGCGTTAGGTAGATAAAAACTTTACTCGGTGTTTTGTAAATAGTACATGTAGTTCATCTACTCCAGATAATgtcccttttccccttgcGCTACTTTCCTTTTAGGAATCCAACCCCTTTCTTGTTGCACATACCTGAGTAAATAACCACCTACCCATTCTTCTTGCCCTGGAGCTAGGACACCTTCTCCACAGATGCCCCCGAGTGATGTTGGTACCAGAACACACCTTGGAAAGGTATTCGGTGTCCTACCGACCTCTGTCAGATAATGACTTTGGAGGTGTCTCTACAAGTTCCACAAACCATCTACCAACCTTGTTCTGAGGATGGTCAGCCGACATGCCGTCCAACGATCTGCTTAATACCAAGGGAAGCACGACAATCGCATATCAAGTGGTGCAACAATATACAATAGAGAACTACAATTTCCTATATTCCTTTCCCCTTAGTATTCCCCTTACCTGAAACCAAAACCAAGTATTATACAAAGGTCAACAGTACCCTATCAAACAAATTCTATCATCCGGCATCCGGCATCCCTCGAGTCCATCACCTCAAACCCTGCCGTTGCTTATCCCGCTTCCCAGAACCTCATCATTCGcctcatcccccaccttCCACGTATGCAACAACATCTTCTCGACAATCTTCACACAAGTCCAGGCGCAGCCAACGGCGAGAGTCCAGGCCGAATCCTCATGGACATAGTTGTGAACGACTCAGATACCTGTGCAAGTGTCGGGACAAACTTTGtggctctcctcctccacttctaCCTCAGGGGAGTCAAGTATGAGGCTGAAACACCAGTTTTCACGCCGAAAGATGGATTCTATGATGGCGGTTCCGCTGTCTTGAGGAAGCACAGATCCCCGAGCAGGAAATAACTACTTGTCGCCGGCGGGTGTTCGTGCTCCGAGACCACCAGCATTGACGATGATGTCAGCTCGGAACTCACGCATGAGTTTTTCCCCCTGTAGATGAAGAATCTCCCTTGATCTCACGGGTCGCGGAGATTGCTTCCTTGAACCTGACGGTCTTCATCAAGAATTCCATAGCGGTATGAGTGTCTATAGCCGGCGCCTCGTGTCTGTAGCCTCATTTCAGCCTAACTGGGCCAAGATAGTTTGTTGCACTCGGGGCGTCCTCCCATTTTCGAAACTCGAATGTATTCCAGTCTTCAAATGGAAGGCTTCGATAACCAGCCTTAAACTTGCCGCGGAAGTCTCCATACCCGGTGTCCAGGCGCGCAATAGCTTGCAACTTTCTGTGGTGTTCGCGCGCATTCTCCTGAGTTTGGCTGTCAGCCCCCTGCCTGCTATCCTTATGACTGTGATGGGAAGACTGATACAGTGCGATCATTCTGGCTCCGAACTCTTCCAGCTGACTTTTCTTGGCTAAGTGCTCATAGAACAGAAAGCTGTGCATCGCCCACAACCGAGCCTGCGCGGGCTCGGGGAACGCGACCGCAGGAGCCCGGTTCTCTGACAAGCGACGACCACTTGGGGGGTACTCCCACAGAGCTCCAGCAGTCTGAGAACACATAGAACCATCCTTGTTTGCATCCTCCCCGTACCATTCTTTGGCAGCAACCGAGACACGAtaacccctatccagaagAATCCAGGCTGTCATCAATCCACTGACACCACCTCCGATGATGAGGaccatcttgttgttgtttttgttgttttcggTGAACTCTTGAGCGAGTCGATTGGTAGCACCAATGATAGAATCTGCATCAATCTATGAGTTTCATCCCTCTGGTACAAACATCCTCGGCATTCTCGAGGATACTTTGCTTCCGTCGGTTTGAAGCCTCAAGCAAGCATCACAAGCCCCTTGGGTGGCACGCGTAATCCTGTGGGAGGAACTAGCGGCGGTGCCCAGCAGCTCCGCGTACTCCCGAAACTTGCAGAAACCGTAGGAGCATAGTCATTGTAGTCTTGTAGTCACCAAATATAACATCATTGGCCCTGGCGACGATCGACTTGGAAATGTTGATGGCGGAGTGGTGATAGTAGGTGGCGGGCTTGATCAGACGGTCAGTGCTGGCTCCCTGGAAATCATCCGGCTTGGACAGGAGTGTTTCTTGTTCAAACTCTTTAATGAATGTGTTGAGATAATCCATAGCCATACAAGCCTTACTGTAGACGATCTGGGTGTCCTGCCACAATCCATGGGAATCACGGTCTTCTCTGGCGAGCTCGGCATACGAAGTCGAGCGTCTGGAGAGCGAGAGGGCACCTGTCCCGTCCTTAGATGGGAGTGGGACTTGGATGATCGGCATGGTTGCTAGGTTGGACTAAGTGGATGAAAGCCGTAGAGTGCAAATGTGGGGAGGCATGAGTTGTGATGTTGAACGGTGGGTGGTTGTCGAGTATGCTTTTTCTGACCAATCCAGATGATCATCAGATACGACCAAAATAGAAAAAAGAGGTTGGTTCGAAGTTTGGGAGGAAGTCGTGAAAGTTTGTTTGAGGGAGAATTAATGAGGGTGCGTGGTGAGGTTGCAGGAGTGACTCGGCTCGACTCTTGCAAACCGTTAGTGGTTTTGACAATGTGAGAGCCAGTTTTCgagagaagaaaaataaaaaggttCTCCAGGAATAATCAGGCATCAGTGCGAAATTGTTCCTCAAGCCAACAGTATTGCGCAATTGCTCTAGGGCTTGTGGGCATGTTTGTTCCTTCCCGGGTTGGAAACCAGTCAGTCGCTCTTTCCCTGTGGGAGCAAAGGGCATGAAAACATGATCCGTCAAGTGGAACTGTGACCACACGGCTACCTGGACCGCTGCAGTGATACAGTTGATCTCACAGTGAGAGGTTACAGGTATTTTAAGATGGCCTTTCAGCTAAGGCCAGTGATGCGTATGGTGAAGGACATGAAAGCAGACATGCGTTAACAACACCGTAGTAAGACTTCGAACCCAGGGATTCACGCCATGGGTTCTTTCATATATCAACACGAGCCCAAATTCAAGGTTATTCTTATTCACCGCAAGATTTGCGTACTCAGGGGCGGGCAAGCAAGTCAGTAAACAAAGGAAGACGTACATAGCCCAGTACTTGCCGATTCTGTTCAAGGTGCCATTAAGCGACTCGATAACCCAGTTCTTACCAATAAAAACGCATCTACGGCAAGAAATATTTCCGGATGTATGATAAGAATAGGAGATCAATAAAGGAAGAGATTTCAATGTTCAAGACCTCATCAAGcttctctacaacccaactCTTGACAACAGAACACACCTCCAGGGCAAGAACATCTACATAGCGAGCATTGGAGGTCAAGATTTCTGAGGAAGAGGTTCTCAACTGTACAGCTTAGAGCACTATCAAGCACCTCAATATCCCAGCACTTACATATACACGGCAGGGCATAATCTCCAATGTATGCCGCATTGGATGTTCAATGAGGAATATTTATATCTCAAGGGTTTATCCATCTTACGCTCCCAACTATCGAAaaagagggggtggatgcTTTCGCTGAGCAAACCCCACATATACCTAACTTCCAACCCCTGTTTACAACAGTCATCCAGTGAAGAAGCTGCGTGGCGCAGCGGAAGCGCGCCGGGCTCATAACCCGGAGGTCACTCGATCGAAACGAGTCGCAGCTAAATCTTTTGGTAATATTTTTTTCCATCCCTTATTTTTTTCACCCTGATCTCCTACATACAATCCGTCTCTCTCATTTGTGCTCATTTTTTTAGCATCACGAAATTGCAAAGGAACTCATGTTTTGTCCAGAGTTTATTTCTTTATATTATTAATAATTAGAGATCCTCAGGCATCCGCCCCTTTCCGCTGTCAATGTCTACGCTATATCAACCATGCTAGTCGTCATTCCGTGAAAGGGCAGAACAACAAAACATGATCAGCAACATGATAGCAGGGCAAGATGGCCTCTCTCCACACCCAAGCTAACTACAACATTAATCAATACAGCTCATCGACCACACGCTATAATAGTGATCGCTGTACCCCACCCTTCCCAAGTCCACCACCCAATCCCTCAAGAGTATACGCCCGGTACTTTTCTTCCCTTTTGCTCCCCGCTGAAAAAACCAAGCAGAGAAGCCAaatcaaaacaaaaaatccAACAAGACGCCATTCCAATGCAGATCCTGAACACCGCAAAACCAAAAAGGCCGTGTACAGAAATGTTCCCTTATGGTTCCCTCCCAAAAGGAAATACAAGATTAATAGCCAGAGaccacacatacacacacagagagagagagagagattaAAACCCTTCCCAAAACGATAAACAGagtccaaaaaaaaaaaagccaaaacaACAGATGCTATGCAGTTGGGTATCAGGATCCAAAACCAAAAATGCCGAAAAAGGAGTGTGTGCCTATGCCGATTATATGCAGGGTTCGTAAAAGGAGTGTCTAAAAGTTGGGTATCAAATCCGTTCGATCCGGTAAAAGTAAAGGAATGTCTATAGTTCGTTGTTGCTGGACCAGCCGGGACAAAGGAGCGTCGGTAGATATGTGTATCGTAAGGAGCGTC
The sequence above is a segment of the Podospora pseudocomata strain CBS 415.72m chromosome 2 map unlocalized CBS415.72m_2, whole genome shotgun sequence genome. Coding sequences within it:
- a CDS encoding uncharacterized protein (EggNog:ENOG503NWD3; COG:U; COG:Y), encoding MSWQPNQESLGTLATCLRDSLSGFNKTAQKQAEIMLTQAKASPDINNYLAFIFSSATPAPGTPVQQPTEWHVVRSAAAIMLKNNIKSNLKGIPESSLQLIKLAIPLGIQDTNSQIRSFAGNLATEIVRCGGLYSWPELLEVLLKMIGNEGNQYSNEAQEGAMAAMSKICEDNTKVLEREQNGQRPLNILLPKFIEATKSPLPKVRALALKAINEFTPRKSQAMLNVIDTLLQHLFYLSEDKYPDVRREVCRAFVRLVETRPDKLLPHIGGLVDYILTQQKSDDEELATEAAEFWLAVGEHDNLWQALDPYLGKIIPVLLECMVYSPEDIALLGGASDDEDEEDREEDIKPKFAKKNLKRGAAGAEEGESQEDNGYEKMAEEGLEEGEIDDEDEDDDGDENPDEKWTLRKCSAAALDVFAGDFGGKVFHSILPYLQTNLKHEDWPRREAAVLALGAVADGCMGVVVPHLPELVPYLISLLEDPEPVVRIITCWTLSRYSSWAASLTDGAQKQSYFEPLMEGILRRMLDKNKKVQEAGASAMATLEEKAGKQLEPYCGPIIQQFVLCFSKYKDKNRWVLYDCVQTLAEHIGPVLARPELAGQLMPTIIDRWQRVPDQSREMFPLLECLSYIAMALGDAFTPYAEPIFNRCVNIIHQNLEQSMHAKTNANFDQPDKDFLVTSLDLLSAIIQALDNAKAAELVTRSQPAFFELLSFCMEDPSDEVQQSAYALVGDCSKYVPEQLRPFIHKIFTILVKKLDLDDILDEEIDSSFSVVNNACWSAGEVAMQFKEEMAPFVPELLRRFVEIISNPGVPGGVVENAAIALGRLGLFHAAIIAPHLPKFAHEFLTVMDEVDTSEEKATAFRGFCNVVAQNPQSIENVLLAFFSSIARYQDLKLRNPIKQELHEAFLSVLKIYQQLIPGFVDFLNKLPPQDQQALKTTYGL
- a CDS encoding uncharacterized protein (EggNog:ENOG503NWAE; COG:E) translates to MVLIIGGGVSGLMTAWILLDRGYRVSVAAKEWYGEDANKDGSMCSQTAGALWEYPPSGRRLSENRAPAVAFPEPAQARLWAMHSFLFYEHLAKKSQLEEFGARMIALYQSSHHSHKDSRQGADSQTQENAREHHRKLQAIARLDTGYGDFRGKFKAGYRSLPFEDWNTFEFRKWEDAPSATNYLGPVRLK